A portion of the Algisphaera agarilytica genome contains these proteins:
- a CDS encoding PilZ domain-containing protein yields the protein MSNSELRLVTETDRVPDSFKFEQRREPRHKLYARVTALAENPVDDRDDRSPGQICSLELTDQSASGLGAWSIEPVAIGARVTVFFPAHGSEPGFNSVGRVVRCNQREGGYSIGLLLESQMVAA from the coding sequence ATGTCGAATTCAGAACTCCGCCTCGTGACCGAAACCGACCGCGTGCCCGACTCGTTCAAGTTTGAACAACGCCGGGAGCCCCGCCACAAACTGTACGCACGGGTCACCGCCCTGGCCGAGAACCCCGTTGACGACCGCGACGACCGCAGCCCCGGGCAGATCTGCTCGCTGGAGCTCACGGACCAGTCGGCCTCGGGCCTGGGGGCCTGGTCGATCGAGCCGGTCGCCATCGGCGCCCGCGTAACGGTGTTCTTCCCCGCCCACGGCAGTGAGCCGGGCTTCAACAGCGTCGGCCGGGTCGTGCGTTGCAACCAGCGCGAAGGCGGCTACAGCATCGGCCTGCTGCTCGAATCGCAGATGGTCGCGGCGTAA
- the cobA gene encoding uroporphyrinogen-III C-methyltransferase: MNDKAKNSIGKVCLVGAGPGDPGLITVTGLNRLRGCDVVVFDALANPALLAEAPDNAQRIDVGKRAKNHKLTQDQTNQLLVDLAREGKDVVRLKGGDPYLFGRGAEECAFLTKHGVYCEVVPGVTSGIAAPATAGIPVTHRKVASTITIVTGHEDPTKGETSVDYDGLAKLIDRGGTACFYMGVGRLQQIADSLAACGLGLSTPAAVVQWGTLPRQRTAKGTLDTIKAEVDRLGVSSPAIIVVGEVAAIDEPGLDYFTDRPLFGQRILVTRTRQQASDLRRELAELGAEVIEAPTIELVAPSADDEARLNDAIDRIDENDWVLLTSANAANVLAQRLEAAGRDVRQLGRVQIAAVGDATTAALWDRLRLRSDFVPDSFSGEAMAKQFIEEQAVEGRRCLLLRADIARPALPKLLVEAGAIVNEVVAYQTRVPESLPEGVLDALREGVDWATFTSSSTVRNLLELLGEERALLHGVKTASIGPITTQTMRELGLEVTVESETASVASLVEAVASAESVS; the protein is encoded by the coding sequence GTGAACGACAAAGCAAAAAACTCAATCGGAAAAGTTTGCCTCGTCGGCGCGGGCCCCGGAGACCCCGGCCTGATCACGGTTACCGGACTCAATCGGCTGCGCGGATGCGATGTGGTGGTCTTTGACGCCCTGGCGAACCCGGCCCTGCTCGCCGAAGCGCCCGATAACGCGCAACGCATCGACGTGGGCAAACGTGCGAAGAACCACAAACTCACCCAAGACCAGACCAACCAGCTGCTGGTCGATCTGGCCCGTGAGGGCAAAGACGTCGTCCGGCTGAAGGGCGGCGACCCGTATCTGTTCGGCCGGGGGGCGGAAGAGTGCGCGTTCCTGACCAAACACGGCGTCTATTGCGAGGTCGTCCCCGGGGTTACCTCCGGCATCGCCGCGCCCGCCACCGCGGGCATCCCCGTGACCCACCGCAAGGTCGCTTCCACCATCACCATCGTCACCGGCCACGAAGACCCGACCAAGGGAGAAACCTCGGTCGATTACGACGGCCTGGCCAAGCTCATCGACCGCGGTGGGACGGCCTGCTTCTACATGGGCGTCGGCCGGCTCCAACAGATCGCCGACTCGCTCGCCGCTTGCGGCTTAGGGCTCAGCACCCCCGCCGCCGTGGTGCAGTGGGGCACCCTTCCGCGCCAGCGCACGGCCAAGGGCACGCTCGACACCATCAAGGCCGAGGTCGATCGGCTGGGTGTTTCGTCTCCCGCGATCATCGTCGTCGGCGAGGTCGCAGCGATCGACGAACCCGGGCTCGACTACTTCACCGATCGTCCGCTGTTTGGACAGCGCATCCTCGTCACCCGCACCCGCCAGCAGGCCTCGGACCTTCGGCGTGAGCTTGCGGAACTCGGCGCGGAGGTCATCGAAGCCCCCACGATCGAACTCGTTGCCCCCTCGGCCGACGACGAAGCACGGCTGAACGACGCGATCGATCGGATCGACGAAAACGACTGGGTGCTGCTCACCAGCGCGAATGCGGCCAACGTGTTGGCCCAGCGGCTGGAAGCGGCGGGGCGGGACGTTCGCCAGCTCGGCCGGGTGCAGATCGCCGCGGTCGGCGACGCGACCACCGCGGCGCTGTGGGATCGGCTGCGGCTGCGCAGCGATTTCGTACCCGACAGCTTCTCCGGCGAGGCGATGGCCAAGCAGTTCATCGAGGAACAAGCGGTCGAGGGTCGGCGTTGCCTGCTGCTGCGGGCCGACATCGCCCGGCCGGCGTTGCCGAAGCTTTTGGTGGAGGCCGGGGCCATCGTGAACGAGGTCGTGGCTTACCAGACCCGTGTGCCCGAATCGCTCCCCGAGGGCGTGCTGGACGCGCTGCGCGAGGGCGTGGACTGGGCGACGTTTACCAGTTCGTCCACCGTGCGGAATCTGCTCGAGCTTCTGGGCGAAGAGCGTGCTCTGTTGCACGGCGTGAAGACCGCGTCCATCGGCCCGATCACCACGCAGACGATGCGGGAGCTGGGCCTTGAGGTGACCGTCGAATCGGAGACCGCCAGCGTCGCGTCGCTAGTCGAGGCGGTGGCGTCCGCCGAATCCGTATCTTGA
- a CDS encoding HIT family protein, which yields MSKPNLWAPWRIDYLQDLGSSQPPGHAPGAKDCFLCAAGEAGLDEATQKERLVLHRDDHGVLLLNRYPYTNGHLLVAPLQHVPELSDLSKEDRGGLMELCELGTRLLKQVVNPQGINVGLNLGRAAGAGVPGHLHWHLVPRWTGDTNFVDVVGGVRVIPQALDASYRMLKDAVGELV from the coding sequence ATGAGTAAGCCGAACCTCTGGGCCCCGTGGCGAATCGACTACTTGCAAGACCTCGGCAGCAGCCAGCCGCCCGGACACGCCCCGGGGGCCAAGGATTGTTTCCTCTGTGCGGCGGGCGAAGCCGGGCTCGATGAGGCAACCCAAAAAGAACGCCTGGTCCTGCACCGCGACGACCACGGTGTGCTGCTGCTCAACCGATACCCCTACACCAACGGCCATCTGCTGGTTGCGCCGCTACAGCATGTGCCGGAGCTGTCGGACTTGTCTAAAGAAGACCGCGGGGGGCTGATGGAGTTGTGTGAACTCGGAACACGCTTGCTCAAGCAGGTCGTCAATCCCCAAGGCATCAATGTCGGGCTGAACCTCGGACGCGCCGCGGGCGCGGGCGTGCCCGGCCACCTGCACTGGCACCTCGTGCCACGCTGGACCGGCGATACAAACTTTGTGGATGTCGTCGGCGGCGTGCGCGTGATCCCGCAAGCGCTCGACGCGAGCTACCGCATGCTGAAGGATGCGGTGGGGGAGTTGGTGTGA